A genomic segment from Corylus avellana chromosome ca5, CavTom2PMs-1.0 encodes:
- the LOC132181943 gene encoding uncharacterized protein LOC132181943: MGIFILPKKIIRAIEQKFNRFLWNGNEEGVAKAKVSWSDLYFPKKEGGLGLKKLDIWNQTSMLRHIWSIFARSGSIWVAWFRENLLKRRSFWSVGIPQNCSWSWRKILKLRSIAKRFLKFEVGNGDSIHMWLDLWHPVGVLIEQYGFRAIYDAQSNIKAKLSSVICNGDWFWRPARSEALVDIQVRLSEDRLLTGERLLKWGYKGELGCNKWGNNSLKCLICQLVLGSVVYNLWHTKNELRHDGVPKTEKQLLKQIFWEIRARIAIKRGFPRTRENLLLCSLWNLSSAILCNVGL; the protein is encoded by the exons ATGGGTATTTTCATTCTTCCTAAAAAGATTATTAGAGCTATTGAACAAAAGTTCAATAGATTTTTATGGAATGGGAATGAAGAAGGTGTAGCTAAAGCAAAGGTTTCTTGGTCTGATCTCTATTTTCCTAAAAAGGAGGGAGGTTTGGGTTTAAAGAAGCTTGATATTTGGAATCAAACTTCTATGCTTAGGCATATCTGGAGTATTTTTGCTAGGTCTGGTTCTATTTGGGTTGCCTGGTTTAGAGAAAATCTATTAAAAAGAAGGAGTTTTTGGAGTGTAGGTATTCCTCAGAATTGTTCATGGAGttggagaaaaattttaaagctGAGATCTATTGCTAAAAGGTTCTTGAAGTTTGAAGTTGGGAATGGGGATAGCATTCATATGTGGCTGGATTTGTGGCATCCGGTAGGAGTTTTGATTGAGCAATATGGCTTCAGGGCCAtttatgatgctcaaagtaATATTAAAGCTAAGCTGTCTTCTGTCATTTGCAATGGAGATTGGTTCTGGAGACCAGCAAGATCAGAAGCTCTAGTTGATATTCAAGTTaggctttctgaa GATAGGCTACTTACAGGGGAGAGGTTACTCAAATGGGGTTATAAGGGTGAG CTGGGTTGCAATAAGTGGGGAAATAACTCTCTTAAATGCTTGATATGTCAATTGGTTCTTGGTTCTGTTGTTTATAATCTCTGGCATACTAAAAATGAACTTAGACATGATGGTGttccaaaaactgaaaaacagTTATTGAAGCAGATTTTCTGGGAAATCAGGGCTagaattgctataaaaagaggtTTTCCTAGAACTAGGGAGAACCTTTTGTTGTGTTCATTGTGGAACTTGTCTTCTGCCATCCTCTGTAATGTTGGCTTGtag